In the genome of Armatimonadota bacterium, the window GAACCGGCTGGTGTGGCGGCGGCTGGCGCATCTTGCTGAGACCCGCTACCACGTATGAGGAGGATGTCCCGTGCAGCATCCCGAAGCCTTCCTTGCCCAACTCCCCCCACCCGTGGTCCTGCTGGAGGCTCGGGAGGTCACCATCGCCTTCGAGCGGCCCGGGGGCACTCGGGCCGTGGTGCTGGACCGGATCTCCCTGGCCCTCCGGGACATGGAGATCCTGGCCATTGTAGGGCCGAGCGGCTGCGGCAAGTCCACCCTGCTGCGGGTTATGGCCGGGCTGCTTCCGCCCACCCAGGGAGAGGTGCGCTACCGGGGGGAGGTGGTGCGCGGTCCCCGTCCGGGGATCGCCATGGTGTTCCAGACGTTTGCCCTTTTTCCGTGGATGACGGTGCTGGAGAACGTAGAGCTGGGGCTCCGGGCCCAAGGCGTGCCTCCTGCCGAGCGGCGGCGCCGGGCGCTTGCGGCCATCGACCTCATCGGGTTGGATGGGTTCGAGTCCGCCTATCCCAAGGCGCTGTCGGGCGGGATGCGGCAGCGGGTAGCCTTTGCCCGGGCCCTGGTGGCGGAGCCGGACGTGCTCCTGATGGACGAGCCGTTTTCCGCCCTGGATGCCCTCACCGCCGAAAACCTCCGCACGGACCTCCTGGAGCTGTGGCTCGGGCGCCGCATCCCCACCCGGGCCATGGCCCTGGTTACCCACAACATCGAGGAGGCCGTCTTCCTCAGCGACCGGGTGGTGGTCCTGAGCACCACTCCCGCCCGCATCCTCGGAGAGGTGCGCCCCGAACTTCCGCACTGGCGGGATCGGGAAGCCCCGGAGTTCCGACAGCGGGTGGAGGAGATCTACGAGCTACTCGCCGGGGACCGCCAGCGGCGGCTGGTACACGCCCGCCCCCTCATCCCCCGGCTTCCTCCGGCACCCGTGGGGCTCATCACGGGGCTCGTGGAGCGGGTACACGACGCGGATGGCCGGGTGGACCTTCCCGAGCTCGCGGCGGAGCTGCGGATGGACATCGAAGACCTCCTCCCCGGGGTGGAGGCCGCGGAGCTCCTGGGATTTCTGAGTTCCGAGGAGGAGGCTCTCGTGCTCACGGAGGAGGGGAGGGCTCTCGCGGAAGCCTCCGTGCAGGGCAAGAAGGAGGTGTTCCGCAAGGCCCTCCTAAGCCGGGTACGGACCGCCCAGGAGGTCCTGGGGACCCTGCGACGACGACGGCCGCCCCGCATCTCCGCGGAGTTCCTCCTGGACCTCCTGGAGCGGCACTTCAGCGGGGAGGAAGCCCGCCGCCAGCTGGGCGTGCTCATCGACTGGGGCCGGTATGCGGAAGCCTTTGCCTATGACGAGGCCACGGGGGAGTTCTACCTGGAGCCGGACATGGTCCCGTGATCGTCCTCCTCCTGCAGGCTCCTCCGGAAGTCCCGGATGGCCTTGCCGAGCGAGTGACCGATGTCCGCCAGACGCGCAGGTCCGAAGATCAGCAGGGCGATCAGGAGGATGACCACGAGCTCTCCGGTTCCGATGCTCCCGAGTCCCATCGCGCACCCCTCCTTTATAAGCGTATCGCAGTCCTGGATCGGTTCCAACGTACTTGGGAACCCCAGGACGCGGAGAGACGCTTGTAGGGTGAAATCACACCGCAGAAAGGAGGGAGATCCATGCGGACCTGGACCGTGCTGCTCGTCAGCGCCTTGCTGGCCCTGACCCTTGCACCGGTAGGGTGGGGGGCGACGAGCGCCCCTCCGGTGAAGCAGGCGTCTTCGGGATCCCCGGCCTCGTTTGAGGTGGAGGGGAAGGTGATGGGCGTTTCAAAGGGCGGGTTTTCCCTCTCGGTGACGGAGGTGCGGCAGGGCAACCTCCGGAAGGGCGCCCGGTTGCAGATCCAGTACACCGCCCGCACCAGGTTCACCCAGGCCGGGAAGGCCACGAGTTCGAAGGCGCTCAAGGCCGGGGAGACCGTACGGGTTCTGGGAACCATCCTGCGCCCAGGGAAGCGCGTGGCCTACCGGGCGACCCAGGTCACCATCCTGCAGTCGCCATGACACCGGAAGGCGTGGTGGCGGTGGAGGATGCGGGGAGGTCGGAGGATGCGGCCTCGCAGTTCGGCCGACTCCTCGCGGAGCACTGGCCCCGCGCCTACCACTTCGTCTACCGGCTGTGCGGAGACCCCGATCAGGCGGAGGAACTCCTCCAGCAAGCGGCGGAGGAAGCCTTTCGGTCCTTCCACCGGTTCCAGCCGGGCACCCGGTTTGACCGGTGGTTCCTGCGCATCGTTTACCATACCTTCGTGGACGCCGTCCGTCGCGCGCGGCGGCGGTCCCTGTTTTCCCTGGACCAGCTCCCCGCCGGTCGCCTGGTGGCGGGGAGCTGGTCCGATCCGGAGGCCCTGGTGGAGGCCACCCTGGACGGCCCGGTGCAGCGGGCGCTCAACGCCCTCTCCCCGGAGTACCGCAGCGCGGTTGTGCTGGTGGACCTGTTGGGCTATTCGTACGAGGAGGCCGCGGAGGTGCTGCGGTGTCCGGTGGGGACCGTGCGCAGTCGGCTTCACCGGGGCCGGCTTGCCCTCCGGGAGTGGCTGAAGCCGTACGTGGACGCCCTCCGGCGAGGTGCGCTGGGATGAGACACCCGCAAGACCTGCTGAGCGCCTACGTGGACGGAGCCCTCTCTGCGGAAGAGGCAACCCGGCTCGCGGCCCACCTCGCGGTCTGTGCCTCCTGCCGGGAGGTGGTGGAGGATCTTCTGGCCGTACGGGCCCTCCTCCGTCAGGTACCGCAACCCCACCCACGCCCTGGGGCCCTGGCCGGCACCCTCCGGCGGCTTGAAGGAAAGGCCTCCCCGGCGCCACGGATCCGCCGCCTCCTCCCGGTCCTCCTCGCTGCCTCCGCCCTCGCCCTGCTCCTGTACCTCCCCTGGCCCTTCGTCCCCCCGGGCATCGATCGGACCACGCACCTCCAGCACCACGCCCGGATCACCCTCACGCACCCTCTCGCGGATGCCGCGCTCAACGCCTTTCTCGCCGTCCCCTTCCCGGATCTCTTCCCGGAGGAGCCGTGGGATCGCTAGCCCGCGTCCTGGGAGCCACCGCGGCCGCGCTGCTCCTGACCGCGCCCGCGGGAGCCGCAGATCCCACCGACCAGCTGCAAAAGCTCTTGCGGGCCCGGGCCCGGGCGGCCTACGCCGGGAGGCAGCTCATCGTCACCCGGGACACGGGGCCGGTGCGGACCCTGGTGGTGCGGGTGGAGCGGGATCCTGTGGGATGGACCCGGCTCGTGTACCGTCCGGTGGGGGCCCGGGGGCGGTTCGTGGTCTTTCAGCGGGGGACCACCCAGTTCACCTACGATCCTCGACGTGGCCTCGCCCGGCGCTCCACCCTCCCCCGCTGGGAAGCCTTCCCCTTGGAGGACCACCTCGCCTGGCTCCAGGAAAACTACCGGATTCGGGCGAGTCCAGGCAGGACGCTGGGCCGGCCTACCCTGCGCCTGGAACTGATCCCGAGGTTCACGGACCGTCCCCGCGCCCGGTTCGAGATTGACCTGGAGACCGGAGTCTTCCTGCGGTCCGAGCGGTTCACCCCGGATGGACATCTGGGAGACCTCACCGCCTTTCTGACCTTTGAGCCCCGGCCACCCGGCTGGCGTCGGAACCTCTCGGTTCCGCGGGGCGCCCGGCTCATCGTGGACCCCGTCCCGCACGTGGTGCGGGAGGAGGAGCTGGCCGCCCGGCTTGGCGTCCGGCCGGTCACCTTCCCCCCTCCCCCCGGGTTCCATCACGTGGTAGACCTCCTGGTGCCGGGGCGGGAAGTGATGGTCCAGCGGGTGTACTCCGACGGGCTGAGCGTGCTCGTGGTGCACCAGCGGCGGGGGAGCATCCCACGTCCGGCTGCTGGAAGCCGCATGGTGCAGCGGGCGGGCGGGCCGGTGTGGGTGCAGCGGGCGGGGACCCGGACGGTGGTGCACTGGTCGCGCGGGGGATGGCTCCTGACCGCTACGGGAGATCTGGCGCCGGAGGCCCTCCTGCGGATCGCGGAGGCCACAGGGGTGGATCCGGGTCCACGGCTTGTGGACCACCTCCTCGCCTGGCTTCGGTCCCTGGGTCTCCCGATCTAGTGGCTCCGTTCCGCCAGGACAGCCCGGAGGGCACCCTCAAGCTCCGGGAGATCGAACCGGAAGCCGACCTCCAAAAGTCGCCGTGGAACCACCCGCTGCCCGCCCAGCAGGACCTCTTCCACCATCTCCCGGCCGAAGGCCAGCCGGAGGGCAGGAGCGGGCGCCCGGAAGGGCGCAGGCCGGCGCAGGACCCGGGCCAGGGTCGAGGTGAACTCCGCGTTGGTCACGGGATGCGGGGCCGTGAGGTTCACGGGTCCGGCGAGGTCCGGGTGATCCAGGAGGAACTCCACCGCTCGCACGTAGTCCTGGAGCGCGATCCAGCTCAGGACCTGCCGCCCGTTTCCCATCTGTCCCCCGAGCCCCAATCGGAAGAGCCGCACGAGAGGCGGCAAGAACCCTCCCCGCAGGGTGAGCACCGTGCCCGTGCGCATCAGAACCGTGCGGATCCCGCTCGCCCGGGCGGGTTCCGTGGCCGCCTCCCACGCCACGCACACCCGGGCGAGAAACCCTTCCCCGGGAGGGCTTTCCTCGTCCAGCACCTGGCGCGGGTCCCGGTTGCCGTAGTAGCCCACCGCGGAGGCCGAGAGCAGCACCCGGGGCTTTCGATCCAGGCGTGCCAGAGCCTCACAGAGGAACCGGGTGGCCTCCACGCGGCTGCTGTAGATCAGGGCCTTGTAAGCGGGAGTCCAGCGGGCCGGTGCGATGCGGGCGCCCGCGAGGTTGATCACCGCCTCGCATCCCTCCAGCCGTTCCGCGTCGAGCACCCCCCCGGCGGGGTCCCACAAAATGCCGCCTTCCGCGGTGATCCGCGGGTTACGGCTCAGGGGCACCACTTCGTGCCCCGCGGATCGGAAGCGCTCCGCGAGCGCGGTACCCAGCAGTCCGGAAGCCCCCGTGATGGCGATGCGCATGCTCAGGCTGATCTTCGGCGTCCCCCGCGGAATTCCCCCCGCCGTCACGGGGGGCCCTGCGCGTGAAGCCCCAGCAGCGCCTCCCGCAGCCGCTCCAGGGCCGCGGAGACCTCCGCGGCCGAGGGATCCCCGGGCGGAGGGAGCGGTGGCCCGAACCGGACTCCCACGGGGGCCAGACGGGGGATCACCTCCCCCAGCGGCAGGGCCCGGTCGGTCCCGAAGATCCAGGCGGGAAGGATGGGGGCTCCCGCGCGGGCCCCCAGCAGGGCCACCCCCGGTTTCAGGGGCGCGAGGGGCTCCCCGGTACGGTTGACGCCCCCTTCCGCGAACACCGCGAGAACCCCGCCTCCCCGCAGGACCCGCAGCGCCGCGCGGAGGGCGGCGCCGGTGTAGGCCCCCGGCTCCACCTCCGTGCGGCGCACGGGGATCATCCCGAACCACCGCACGAGGGGTGCGATCACCCGCAAAAGCCCCTTCCACGGTACGAATCCCTCGCTGACCCGCTCCCCCAGGAGGTCCTCCGCCCCGAGGAAGACGGCCTGCCGGGGAAGCGCGGCCCCCAGCACGATGGGGTCCAGCCACGACCGATGGTTGGCGGCCACCAGCACGGGCCCCGTGCGGGGGCAGTGCTCTCCGCCCGCCACGCGGAAGCCGAAAATCCCCCACAGGAGAACACGGGCCGCCCACCAGGCCGTGCGGTAACCAGGGGTCATGCGGATCGCGGGAGGTTCACCCCCGGCTCAGGCGCACGAGGAGCGGGAGGAGGTCTGTCCCTCGGAGCCGACCGAGGGCTCCGCGGCTCCCGCTGCGTTCGCTAAAGGGTCCCGCCCCGTCCGGCTGGATCCCAGGACCCACCACCAGGAGCGGCACGGGGTCGTCCGTGTGCGCACGGACCGGGCAGGGGGTGGCGTGGTCCGCGGTGACCGCGATCACCGCCCCGTGGAGGGCCGGGCGCAGGGGGCCGAAGAAGTGGACGTCGATCCGCTCGATCACCGCGCGCTTGGCCTCCCAGTCCCCGTCGTGCCCGGGCTCGTCCGGTCCCTTGAGGTGGATGTACAACCCATCCCAGTCCGCCAGGGCCTCGAGGGCCTTCTGTGCCCAGGCGGTGTAGATCGTGGGGTCCCCGTGGCTCGGGGGCACGGGAACCTCGCCCATCCCGAGCACCCGGGCGATGCCCCGCTCCACGGGCATCTCCACAAAGCACCCGAGCCGTACCCCGAACCGCTCCGCGATCCCGGGCACCCGCGGGAGGTGATCGCTCGCGTCCCGGAGCAGGATAAGGTTGGCCGGAAGTTTCCCCTCTGCCCGGCGCCGTTGGTTTACGGGATGGCGTTCCAGGACCGTGCGGCTGCGCCGGGTGAACTCGTTCACGAGGTCCGCCGCCCGCCGGGCCTGCGGGGCATCCACGAGGGGCACGCAGGTCTCCACCGTGTTCCCTGCCACCGCCCGGGCAACCCCGAGTCCGCCCACCCGGGCGTAGGCGGGATCCGTGTTGCTGATCTGCGCGGAAAGCCGGATCTCCGGATCCGAGAGCACGAGCACGCACCGGTGCCCGACGCTCGCCGCGAACCGGAAGCGGGCACCCTCAAGTCGCACCTCCTGCTGGACGGCCTCCGCCAGGGCCCGGGCCTCCGCGCTCGTGAGATCCCGCCCCACCCGCCGGTCCACGATGCGGTCCCCCTCTGCGGTGGCGAAGTTCCCGCGGAGGGCGAGATCCCCGTCCCGAAACGGCAGGTCCAACCCCAGGGCCTCCAGCACTCCCCGCCCCGCATGGTACCGGTGGGGGTCGTAACCGAGGACGGCGAAGACCGCCACGTCCGACTCCGGCGCGATTCCTTCTCCCACGGTCACCACCAGCCCCTGCTGCCCCTGTCCGGCCAGGGCATCCAGGTGGGGGGTGTGGGCCGCCTCCAGCGGGGTTCGGTTTCCGAGCGCGGGGATGGGGCGGTCCCCGAGTCCGTCGAGGATCACGTAGAGGATCTTGGCCACCGTATACCTCCCCTTCTGCTCACGGAGGGCTCTCAGGCTTAGGCCATCGGGCGATGAGGTCCGGGAGGTCACGCACCACGAGGTCCGGGGGCGCTCCTCCCTCCCCGGTTTCCCGCGAGACCCCGGAAAGCACCAGCACCGTCCGCATGCCCATGCGAACCCCTCCCGCGATGTCCGTTCCGACCTGGTCCCCGATCATGAGGGCCTCCGCGGCCGGGACGCCGAGCCGCCGCAGGGCGGCCTCCAAGAGGGGGCGCTCGGGTTTGCCCACCACCACGGGGGTTTTGCCCGTGGCCACCTCGATGGCGGCCACGAGGGCCCCCGCGCCCGGCCACAGTTCCTCCCCCACGGGGAGCACGGGGTCCCGATTGGTGGCGACGAACTCCGCTCCCCGCCGGATGGCCCGGCAGGCGGCCCGAAGCTTCGGGTAGGTGAACTCCACATCGAGCCCCACCACCACGAACGCCGCCGCTTCTGGGTCCTCCGAGAGCTCCATCTCCGCCTCCCGGAGCGCGCTCCGCAGGCCCTCCCCACCGATGGCGTACACCGGGGTCCCCGGCCGGGCCCGGGCCCGCAGGTACTCCGCGGCCACCTGGGCGGAGGTTACGATCCGGTCCGGTGCCACGGAGATCCCCATGCGGCGCAACCGCTCCGCGTACTGCTCCGGGGTCTGCGTGGCGTTGTTGGTGGCGAAGACGAAGGGCAGCCCAAGACGCCGCAGGTGATCCAGGAACTCCGCGGCTCCCGGCAACACCGTCTCCCCCCGATACACCACCCCGTCCAGGTCCAGCACCACGCCCCGGATGGTTCCGAGCCACGGAACGGGATTCCTCACCGCAGCGCCTCCACGAACTCCGGGGAGAACTCGCCCCGGTAAACCTCCGTGGCGGGACCCGTCATCCGCAGGAGGAAACCCTCCCCCACGTGAATCTGCAGAGTTCCCCCCGGCATCTCCACGGTCACGTCCCGCCCTGTGAACCCACAGCGCACGCAGGCCGCGGCCACCGCGCACGCGCTGGATCCGGAGGCCAGGGTCTCCCCGGCTCCCCGCTCCCAGATGCGGATCCGCACCTCGCCCCGGCCCACCACCTGCGCGAACTGCACGTTCGTGCGTTGGGGGAACGCGGGGTGCCGCTCGAGGGCCGGCCCCAACCGCCGGAGGTCCACTCCTTCCAGGTCCTCCACGAACACCACGCAGTGCGGGTTCCCCACCGTCAGGGCGGTGATCCGCACCGCTTCGCCCTCGACCTCCACCGGCTCGTCCACCACCTCCCGGGGAGGACCCACCATGGGGATGTGGGGGCTCCAGAAGCTCGCCTCGCCCATGTCCACGGTGATCTGCCCGACCCGGCCGCCCACCACTTCCAGTTCGCACGTGACGATCCCCCCGGGCGTCTCCACGGTGAAGCGGGTGCTCCGGGTGAACCCGTGGTCGTACAGGTATTTCGCGAAGATCCGCAGCCCGTTCCCGCTCTTCTCCGCCTCGCTGCCGTCTGGGTTGTAGATGCGCAGCCCGAAGTCCGCGCGGTGGCTGGCCACGTGGACCAGCATCCCGTCCGAGCCCACGCCGAGGTGCCGGTCACAGATCCGTCGGATCGCTTCCGGGGTGAGGGGGAAGGGGAGGGCCTGGGATTCCACCACGAGGTAGTCGTTGCCCAGCGCGTGGGCCTTCACGAACCGGCTCATCTCATCCCTTCCTTCCGGGCGAGGATCTCTCCGCCCGCGTAGGTGGTCCGCAGTGCGCTTTTCTGCCGCCACCGTTCCAGGGCGAGGTCCACGAGCCGCGAGATGAGCTCCCGGTAGGGAATCCCGGAAGCCTCCCACAGCTTCGGGTACATGCTGATGGGGGTGAAGCCGGGGATGGTGTTCACCTCGCTCACGTAGGCAGCACCCCCCCGCTCCACCAGGAAATCCACCCGGGCCATCCCGCACAGCTGGAGGACCCGGTAGGCCTCCAGGGCCAGGAGCCGTACGCGCTCCGCGAGCTCCCGCGGGAGGGCCGCGGGGATCACCAGCTCCGCGCCGTGCGGATCCAGGTATTTCGCCTCATACGTGTAGAAGGCATGGGTCGGCCGGATCTCCCCCGGGACGGATGCGATGGGGTCGTCGTTCCCGAGCACGCTCACCTCCACCTCCAAGGGCTGCGGGACTGCCCGCTCCACCAGCACCGCGAGGTCGTACTGGAGGGCGTCCTCCACCGCCTTCCCGAGTTCCTCCTCCGCCTCCACCCGGTGGATGCCCACGGAGGAGCCCAACCGGGTGGGCTTGACAAAGCAGGGATAGCCGATCCGCTCCCGGATCTTCCGCCGCACGCCCTCCGGATCCCTCCGCCACCGGCTCGCGGGGAACATCTGGAAGTCCACCACGGGAAGGCCCGCGGCCCGAAGCAGGGTCTTCTGCACCCCTTTGTCCATGCCCACCGCGGATCCCAGCACGTCTGCGCCCACGTACGGGACGTTCAGAAGCTCGAACAGCCCTTGAACCGTGCCGTCCTCCCCGTACGGGCCATGCAGAACCGGGAACAGGACGTCGCAGACCACCTCCCCTCCCGGTACCAGGAAGACCGCCCGTCCGGGTCGGTCCAACCGAAGGGCCGCGGGCTGGCCCGCCACGAACCAGGAACCGTCCCGGCCGATGAAGATCTCCACCACGGAGAAGCGCTCGGGATCCGCGGCCCGGATCACGTTGCGGGCGGAGATACAGGATACCTCGTGCTCCCCGCTCCTCCCCCCGTAGACCACCCCAAGCCGGATCCGTTCCGTCTCCGCCACGCGGCCGCCTCCGGGGAGGGCGCCCTAGACGCCCGAGGACGCCGGGACCGGGCGATAGGACGGTCCCTCGTACCGCACCCGGGGTCGGAACAGGCGGTTGTCCTCGTGCTGTTCGGTGACGTGCGCCACCAGCCCCGCGATCCGGGCGCAGAGGAAGATGGGCGTGTACAGGGGGATGGGAACTCCCAGGAGGTACAGCAACAGCCCGATGGGGTAGTCCACGTTGGGGTAGATGCCCTTCTCCCGGGCCATGACCTCCTCCACGACGCGGTAGATGGCAGCGAGCTCCCGGCCTTCGGGACGGCGGTCCGCGAGCTGCGGGAGATACCGCTGGAGCAGTACGGCCCGGGGGTCGTGGCGCCGCATGTACACCCGATGCCCGAACCCCATGATGCGTGCCCCCCGCTGCAGCCTCTCCATCACGTACGCCTCCGCCCGGGCGGCCCCACCCTGTTCCAGGATCTCCAGGAGCATGTGCATGGCGGCCTCGTTGGCCCCCCCGTGGAGGGGTCCCTTCAGGGAGGCCGCGGCTCCCGTCACCGCGCCGTAGAGGTCCGATAGGGTGCTGGAGATCACCCGGGCCGCGAAGGTGGAGTTCGGCATCTCGTGCTCGATGTAGCAGGTGAGGATGGCGTCGAAGACCCGGAGGGCGGTGGGATCCGGTTGATCCCCCAGGATCATCCGGAGGAACCCGCCCACGAACCCCGCCTCCCGGTCCGGTCGCACGGGCTGCTGTCCGTTCAGGATCCGGTAGGCGTTCGCCGCGAGGGTGGGGGCTTTCGCCAGCAGGCGCAGACCTTTTTCGCGGTTCGCCTGCGGGCTGGGATCCTCCAGGACCGCGGGGTCCTCGTACCCCGCCAGGAACGAGATCCCGGTGCGCAGGGCGTCCATCACGGAGGTGGCGCGGGGCAGGAGGGCCAGCATCTGGTACGCCTCTGCCGGGACCTCCGCCGCCTCGCAGAGCCTCCGCTCGAATTCCGATGCCTGCTCGGGCGTGGGCAGTTCCCCGTAGAACAGGAGGTAGGCGGCGTCCACGTACGTGCGGTGCCGCGCCAGCTCGATGAGGTCGTAGCCCCGTACCAGGATCCTCTCGTGGTCCGTGTCGAGGTAGCTGATCCGGGTGACGGTGGCGATGACGCCTTCCAGTCCGGGACTGTAGGGGATCTCCGTCATGCTTCACCTCCGGCCAGCCTGCGATCCAGGGCCTCATACTCCTCGTACCGGATGAGCTCGTAGAGGGCCTGCCGGGTCTGCATGCGGGGGATCCAGTCCGCCTGGCTGCCTTTCTCCCGCAGGTCCTCGAACAGCGCCTCCACCGCCCGCATGGCCACCCGCAAGGCCGTCACGGGGAAGATCACGAGGCGGTAGCCGAGACGACGAAACGTCTCCACCGGGAGGAGCGGGGTGCGGCCGAACTCCGTCATGTTGGCGAGGAGCGGCACCTGCACCGCCTCCGCCACCGCCCGGAACTCCTCGGGGCTTTCGAGGGCTTCCGGGAAGAAGACATCCGCCCCCGCCTCCGCGTACAGCCGGCCCCGTCGGATCACCTCCGCGAGCCCGTGGGTGGCCCGGGCGTCCGTGCGGGCCACGACCAGGACATGCCGGCGCGCCTGAACCGCGGCCGCGACCTTCTCCGCCATGGCCTCCGCGGGGATCACCTCCTTGCCGCCGAGGTGGCCGCACCGCTTGGGCATCACCTGGTCCTCGATCTGCACCGCGGCCGCGCCCACGGCCTCCAGCTCCCGGACCGTGCGCACCACGTTCAGGGCCTCCCCGAAGCCCACATCCGCGTCCACGATCACGGGAAGCCGCGTGGCCCGCACCACCCACCGGACCGCCTCCACCACCTCGGGCAGGGTCACGAGCCCCAGATCCGGGAGGGCGAGGCTTGCGCTGTAGGCGGCCCCGGAGAAGTACAGGACCTCAAACCCCGCTTTCTGTGCGAGGAGCGCCACCAACGCGTTGAACACGCCGGGAACGGCCAGGACCTCCCGGGTCTTGAGGAGCGCCCGCAGCCGCAGGGCGGGATGCTCCTCGGTCGGTGGTTGCACCAGCCACGTCATGGAAGCCTCACACGTACAGGAGCCGCACGAGCTCCTCTAGGTCCTCCTGGGCCTCTAGCCGCCACACCCATTCCGCGACCCGCTCCGCCTGGGCCGGGGTCCACACCTCCGCCACGTTCCGGCGGAACTTCTCCATCACCTCCTCGTCCGTCATGGGGTTGCGGGCATGCCCCCGGGGGAACCGCACCTCCTCCTCGTACGTGGCCCCATCCTGGGTACGGACCGTGATGCGGTTGGGAATCCCCTCCGGGTAGCCACGGGTGAGCGCGGGATCCTCCTGGAGGGTCACCCGGTCCTTGAGGAACGCCCGGAGGTCCGGATCCCGGAACCGGGCCGGGATAAAGGAGGACCGGTTCACCTCGCCGTCCAGCAGGGTCACGGCCACGATGTAGGGGAGGGAGTGGTCCGCGGTCTCCCGCGTCTTCGGTTCCCACTTCTCCGGGTCCTTGGCGATGATCTCGTAGGCGGCCCGGAAGGTTTCGATGTGGACGGAGGCGATGCGGGCGGGATCCTGGATCCGCTGCCGCAGCCGCAGGGCCGCGTCCACCGCGCTCTGGGCGTGGTACTCCACAGGCCAGAACTTGATGTACGTGTCCCGGATGCGGGAAGGCGGTGCCTGCTCGGCAAGGGGTCTCAGGGCCGCCTCGTCGAACCGCTCTCCCCGCAGGAGCTGCGCGAAAATCCCCATCTCGCCCTCGAAGGGCCGGGATGGCCCCGTCATCCCGCAGGCGGCCAGGAGCGCCGCCTCCAGGGCATTGCGCGTGGCCTCTGCCGCCGCCGCGCCCTTCCACATGGAGAGCTCCCCGGCCCGGGTCTGGCGCATGGCCGCGTGCGGCACGGCGGTGATGGCCAGGGCGTGCTCGGTCTGCGGCGGCGTCAGCCCGAGGAGGTAAGCGGCTCCACACGCGGTCCCCAGAGCCGTGTAGTTCACGTGATCCCACCCGTGCGCCCGCAGGCTGGCCGCGTCGCACAGGCACACCCCCACCTCGTACGCCAGGGCGATGGCCGCGATGAGATCGCGCGGGTGACACCTCCGCCACTCCGCGA includes:
- the prpB gene encoding methylisocitrate lyase; translated protein: MTWLVQPPTEEHPALRLRALLKTREVLAVPGVFNALVALLAQKAGFEVLYFSGAAYSASLALPDLGLVTLPEVVEAVRWVVRATRLPVIVDADVGFGEALNVVRTVRELEAVGAAAVQIEDQVMPKRCGHLGGKEVIPAEAMAEKVAAAVQARRHVLVVARTDARATHGLAEVIRRGRLYAEAGADVFFPEALESPEEFRAVAEAVQVPLLANMTEFGRTPLLPVETFRRLGYRLVIFPVTALRVAMRAVEALFEDLREKGSQADWIPRMQTRQALYELIRYEEYEALDRRLAGGEA
- a CDS encoding D-alanine--D-alanine ligase family protein, translated to MAETERIRLGVVYGGRSGEHEVSCISARNVIRAADPERFSVVEIFIGRDGSWFVAGQPAALRLDRPGRAVFLVPGGEVVCDVLFPVLHGPYGEDGTVQGLFELLNVPYVGADVLGSAVGMDKGVQKTLLRAAGLPVVDFQMFPASRWRRDPEGVRRKIRERIGYPCFVKPTRLGSSVGIHRVEAEEELGKAVEDALQYDLAVLVERAVPQPLEVEVSVLGNDDPIASVPGEIRPTHAFYTYEAKYLDPHGAELVIPAALPRELAERVRLLALEAYRVLQLCGMARVDFLVERGGAAYVSEVNTIPGFTPISMYPKLWEASGIPYRELISRLVDLALERWRQKSALRTTYAGGEILARKEGMR
- a CDS encoding MmgE/PrpD family protein, with the translated sequence MSDRYSRLLAEYTASVRWERLSPEVVHEVKRRVLDSLGVALAAFAEDAPKAARAYAYELSTPNGATLWGTPVKASPGTAAFANAVMVRYLDFNDTYLSREPLHPSDMIPALFALAEWRRCHPRDLIAAIALAYEVGVCLCDAASLRAHGWDHVNYTALGTACGAAYLLGLTPPQTEHALAITAVPHAAMRQTRAGELSMWKGAAAAEATRNALEAALLAACGMTGPSRPFEGEMGIFAQLLRGERFDEAALRPLAEQAPPSRIRDTYIKFWPVEYHAQSAVDAALRLRQRIQDPARIASVHIETFRAAYEIIAKDPEKWEPKTRETADHSLPYIVAVTLLDGEVNRSSFIPARFRDPDLRAFLKDRVTLQEDPALTRGYPEGIPNRITVRTQDGATYEEEVRFPRGHARNPMTDEEVMEKFRRNVAEVWTPAQAERVAEWVWRLEAQEDLEELVRLLYV
- a CDS encoding citrate/2-methylcitrate synthase, whose protein sequence is MTEIPYSPGLEGVIATVTRISYLDTDHERILVRGYDLIELARHRTYVDAAYLLFYGELPTPEQASEFERRLCEAAEVPAEAYQMLALLPRATSVMDALRTGISFLAGYEDPAVLEDPSPQANREKGLRLLAKAPTLAANAYRILNGQQPVRPDREAGFVGGFLRMILGDQPDPTALRVFDAILTCYIEHEMPNSTFAARVISSTLSDLYGAVTGAAASLKGPLHGGANEAAMHMLLEILEQGGAARAEAYVMERLQRGARIMGFGHRVYMRRHDPRAVLLQRYLPQLADRRPEGRELAAIYRVVEEVMAREKGIYPNVDYPIGLLLYLLGVPIPLYTPIFLCARIAGLVAHVTEQHEDNRLFRPRVRYEGPSYRPVPASSGV